Proteins from one Acidobacteriota bacterium genomic window:
- a CDS encoding CoA-binding protein, whose amino-acid sequence MTVTTVPEATAQQRLQIIRDARSIALVGVSANPIRSSNFVAAYLVRTPMTTYPVNPAYEEVLGERCYPSLRDLPEVPDVVDIFRRHDAIPGVVDEAIEVGAKVVWFQLGIRHDEAAQHALDNGLQVVQDRCLKIEHARWHGGLHLGGFDTGIISSKRYRPI is encoded by the coding sequence GTGACAGTAACAACCGTCCCAGAGGCGACTGCCCAGCAACGTCTCCAGATCATCCGCGATGCTCGCTCGATCGCGCTCGTCGGTGTGTCCGCTAACCCGATCCGATCCTCAAACTTTGTCGCCGCGTACCTCGTACGCACGCCGATGACTACGTACCCCGTCAACCCAGCGTACGAAGAGGTGCTGGGGGAGAGGTGCTACCCGTCGCTGCGCGATCTCCCTGAGGTCCCAGACGTTGTCGACATATTTCGGCGTCACGACGCCATTCCTGGTGTCGTCGACGAGGCTATCGAGGTCGGTGCCAAAGTTGTCTGGTTCCAGCTCGGGATACGCCACGACGAGGCTGCGCAACATGCCCTAGACAACGGCCTCCAAGTGGTTCAAGACCGATGCCTCAAGATCGAGCACGCTCGCTGGCACGGCGGCCTTCATCTCGGCGGGTTCGACACCGGTATCATCTCAAGCAAACGGTACCGACCGATTTAG
- a CDS encoding DUF2007 domain-containing protein, with the protein MNDPVCISRVSDVYEAWIIAARLKDSGIHARVHGEALGPYTMTVGAMALTEIWVSCDDAQDAREILEVVKSFYGADQTQDG; encoded by the coding sequence ATGAATGACCCTGTCTGCATTTCTCGGGTGTCCGATGTGTACGAGGCGTGGATCATTGCCGCACGTCTCAAGGACTCTGGTATCCATGCCAGGGTTCACGGCGAAGCCCTCGGTCCGTACACAATGACCGTTGGCGCGATGGCCCTCACGGAAATCTGGGTGTCCTGCGATGACGCGCAAGATGCCCGAGAGATTCTTGAGGTCGTGAAGTCGTTCTACGGCGCCGACCAGACCCAAGACGGCTAA